The Glycine soja cultivar W05 chromosome 4, ASM419377v2, whole genome shotgun sequence genomic sequence gagtaaaacaaatttgtaagatGAATAATAAAGTAGACCTGGTAAATTAGTCGTGGAAAAAGTACTTAAGAGAGAGGTTAGAAGAAACTGGTGTCCGAAAGCAGAGGGGTAGAATAAAACATTAACATTATAACACAGTGACAAAGGtgcaaaagagaaagagaagagaagcaTATTAAGCGTATTAGCGTGGGCTTTGCTGGACTTGGCGGGATTTCCGGTGCCGGATTCAGTGTCGGCTCGCATTCTACTCTTCCTTCCTACACATAATAATACTTCTGCTTAACCATTCTCTATTCTCTCTCtccaatttcttatttttatttcagtCCTCCATCGTCATCGTCATCGTCATATTAATAATAtctttctcctttttattttcattttccaaatttaaaattttccctTTTCCCTCTGTCTTCCGTCAACTGAACAAGgattcagagagagagagagagtaggtAGAACAATAGAACCTCATAtacagaagaaaggaaaagcACAGAAAGTGAAACAGACTTGCTTCCCATCGAAACTCCTCCGAAGAAACCCAAAACAACACAAGCCTTGTGATTCCGgtaactatttttttgttcccttttttaatttatttatttaattatttaatatttgggGGGTATGTAATTGTAATATGTTGGAAAGTTGAAGActttttgagagaaagagaaatgtaAAATGTGTTGGGTGtgtgtagagagagagagagagatttgatTGAAATGGATGGATCTTTGGGTCAGCGTTGAAAAGAGATGGGCATAGTGTGGTTTGGGTtcttgttgctgctgctgagTCAGGTGACATTGGAGCAGATTGAGCCACTGAGTTCCGCTGAGGAGCGAGAATCGTTGCTGGAACTAAGGGCTTCTCTGGGGTTGAGGAGCAAGGAGTGGCCAAGAAAGCCAGACCCTTGTTTAATCTGGGTTGGAATCACGTGCCAGAATGGTCGAGTCGTTGGGATCAATATCTCTGGGTTTAGAAGAACCAGAATTGGGAGGAGGAACCCGCAATTTGCAGTGGATGCTTTGGCCAATTTCACCCTCTTGCAGACCTTCAATGCCTCCAATTTCGTCCTTTCTGGCCCTATTCCTGATTGGTTTGGTCTCTCTCTCCCTTCGCTCAGAGTGCTTGATCTTCGTTTTTGCTCCATTGTTGATGCTATTCCCTCCACTCTTGGCAATTTAACCAACCTCACTGGTCTCTATCTCTCTGACAACAACCTCATTGGGAATGTTCCTGGGACTTTGGGTCAACTCTTGGCCCTTTCGGTTCTTGATCTTTCCAGGAATTCTCTTACTGGCTCCGTACCAGCCTCTTTCGCCTTTCTTTCGAATCTTTCTTCCCTTGACCTGTCTGCTAACTTTTTGTCGGGGGCGGTTCCCACCGGCATAGGGACTCTTTCCAGGCTGCAGTACTTGAATCTTTCCAACAATGGCCTTGCTTCTTTGCCTGCCCAATTGGGGGGTCTTGCTAGCTTAGTTGACCTTGATCTTAGTGAGAATTCTTTCGTTGGTGTTGGATTGCCTCTGGATTTGACCGGGTTGAGGAACTTGAGGAGGATGATACTCGCAAACAGCATGCTCTCTGGAGTTCTGCCCGGGAGGTTGTTTAGTGATTCGTTGCAGTTCCTAGTGCTGAGGCAAAACAATTTTAGTGGTTCTTTGCCTGTTGAGTTGTGGTCTCTGCCAAGATTGAGCTTCCTTGATGTCTCTGCCAATAACTTCAGTGGTCTGCTTCCCAATTCCAGTTCTGCTGCTAATAATGCTACTGTTGCGGTGCTCAATATTTCACATAACAAGTTTTATGGAGGCCTCACTCCTGCTCTCAGAAGGTTTGCTTTCGTTGATCTTTCCAGCAATTATTTTGAGGGCAAGGTTCTGGATTTCATGCGTAATGTATCTCTAGATATTAACTGCCTCCAGAATGCGACAAATCAGAGGTCAACGGTGAAATGTGCATCATTTTATGCAGAGAGGGGGCTCAGTTTTGACAATTTTGGACGCCCAAATACGACAAAACCTCCCGCCGCAGCCAAAAGCTCTGGGAAGAGCAATAAAACTAAGATTATATTGGCAGCAGTCTTGGGTGGAGTGGGTTTAATTGCAATTTTGGTGTTTCTACTAGTTCTGTTGCTTCTGTGTGCTCGTAAGAGGGGTAATTCAAATCAGAGAGGAAATGGTGTGGGTCCTGCTCCTGTTGGCAGTAGTCCTCCAAATCCCGGTGTACCAATCGACTTTCCAAATGTCGGAGATTCATTTACCTATCATCAGTTGCTCCAGGCAACAGGAGATTTCAATGATGCAAATCTTATCAAGCATGGCCACACTGGGGATTTCTTCAATGGTGTTCTGGAAAGTGGGATTCctattgttatcaaaaggatcGACACGCGCTCAGCTAAAAAGGAGGCTTACCTGTCGGAATTGGACTTCTTCAATAAGGTTTCTCATCAAAGATTTGTTCCTTTGTTAGGTCATTGctttgaaaatgagaatgagaagTTCCTGGTTTATAAACGCACGCCAAATGGGGACTTGTCTAATTGCTTGTACTACAAAAACACATCTGAAGATGGTACTTCGCAATCATTGGATTGGATAACTAGGTTAAAAATTGCTACTGGAGCAGCAGAGGCCCTATCATATCTACATCATGAATGTGTTCCACCGATTGTTCACAGGTATTTCTATATTTCCTTCTTgctcagtttttatttttatttccctcTTGATTGTTTTAACAAGCCATTGTATTCTGAAACCTGATGCAGTACCTGATTTCATACTCAACAGCTCATTCCTACTTAATCCTTGGATGCATCTTTGTGAAGGGTTCAAACCTTCTGGAGTGATcctctttataatttatatcaatCTGTATAGTTTGAAATAATACGGCCAAGATTACCGTTTTCCTATACCTTTTATGTCATTAAATGCGAATGTTACTGTCATAAATATTggtatttgtttttatatcatttagatgactaaatttaaatttcccttGTGTCCAAAATTTGTCTTATTATTAAGTGTGACTATGCATTTTCCATATAACGGAGCTGAGAAAGAAAGGTTGGGAATAAGTTCTACATGTGAGTGTATTCTCTCTGATTGAGGCATCTCAATCCAGCATGGGATGAATAAGTCACAAGTTTGCATAACAAAAGTTCAATCTATAAAAGCTAAATGGCATGCTAGAAGTGACATGTCTATCTTCTAATTATTGTAGAGATATTCAAGCAAGCAGTATACTTCTAGACGACAAATATGAAGTTCGGTTAGGGAGTTTAAGTGAAGTTTGTGCTCAAGAAGCTGATATTCATCAAAGTAAAATCACCCGGTTTCTGCGGTTGCCTCAGTAAGTACTCTACCAACAATATATTCAATGAATCTCATGAAAATTATGTCTGAAGGTCAATGCATTATGCACAGACATTGTGCTTCTTTTGACTTAATCCTTTTGGCTGTTTGATGGAAAATGCTTACACTTTGAAACTTTTGCTTTTggaattatttatctattttagaCCTGTCATGTTGTCTTTTTTAATGTGGgtgtttttaaataatagatGTCACTCATTTGGTTTTCATAATCACTGCATCAAACTTACATAAGTGACATTTTTGGTCTCTGCAACTATGAAGCCTTTTCTTTACCCTACTCTTTCTTCCACATATTCTGCCACTGTCATTAATTTGTGGTTTATTTGCATTATGAATTTTCAACAAGTTTTGTATTCCTTATTTACAAATGCatattatttgttataaaattatctaatttctcatttctatttttaatgtgCAGGTCTTCTGAACAAGGCACATCTGGTAAGTAGAAACTCAATGGTTTAGATTTGTAGTCAGTTCTATCCTTGATTGCATGCCTTTATCATTCTCTGTACCTCTTACtgtcttaaaaatatttcttgcaTACTAAGAAAATGTTTTGTCCCCTACCCA encodes the following:
- the LOC114408467 gene encoding probable LRR receptor-like serine/threonine-protein kinase At2g16250, encoding MGIVWFGFLLLLLSQVTLEQIEPLSSAEERESLLELRASLGLRSKEWPRKPDPCLIWVGITCQNGRVVGINISGFRRTRIGRRNPQFAVDALANFTLLQTFNASNFVLSGPIPDWFGLSLPSLRVLDLRFCSIVDAIPSTLGNLTNLTGLYLSDNNLIGNVPGTLGQLLALSVLDLSRNSLTGSVPASFAFLSNLSSLDLSANFLSGAVPTGIGTLSRLQYLNLSNNGLASLPAQLGGLASLVDLDLSENSFVGVGLPLDLTGLRNLRRMILANSMLSGVLPGRLFSDSLQFLVLRQNNFSGSLPVELWSLPRLSFLDVSANNFSGLLPNSSSAANNATVAVLNISHNKFYGGLTPALRRFAFVDLSSNYFEGKVLDFMRNVSLDINCLQNATNQRSTVKCASFYAERGLSFDNFGRPNTTKPPAAAKSSGKSNKTKIILAAVLGGVGLIAILVFLLVLLLLCARKRGNSNQRGNGVGPAPVGSSPPNPGVPIDFPNVGDSFTYHQLLQATGDFNDANLIKHGHTGDFFNGVLESGIPIVIKRIDTRSAKKEAYLSELDFFNKVSHQRFVPLLGHCFENENEKFLVYKRTPNGDLSNCLYYKNTSEDGTSQSLDWITRLKIATGAAEALSYLHHECVPPIVHRDIQASSILLDDKYEVRLGSLSEVCAQEADIHQSKITRFLRLPQSSEQGTSGSSTSICAYDVYCFGKVLLELVTGKLGMSAASEAEVKEWFDQILPCISMYDKELVTKIVDPSMVVDEDFLEEIWAISIVARSCLNPKPSRRPPMRYVLKALENPLKVVREENSSSARLRATSSRGSWNATLFGSWRQSSSDVTVTPAASGTKLERASSLKLSGTTGSQSQGSFHNGGGEISSSRRRHSKEIFPEPSGVHDVERLELQ